Genomic window (Cucumis sativus cultivar 9930 chromosome 2, Cucumber_9930_V3, whole genome shotgun sequence):
CAATTAACGATATTTCTTCTGGATAATGAAGGATGTCCCAACTGGGGAACTTCCTAGGAACATGCTTCTGTCAGTAGATCGTCATCTTGTTCAAACAATTGTTCCAGGCACTAGATTGACCATCATGGGGATATACAGTATCTACCAAGCTTCCAATTCTTCTACATCGTGAGAACAATCATTCTTTGATGTATATGACCATTGCCTTTTCCGAGTCTTTCTTGTGGCTGATTTTTCAGAACTTAACTTTGCAGTCACAAAGGGGCAGTTGCAATCAGACAGCCTTATATCAGGGTTGTAGGCATTGAAGAATGTAATGAAACAAACTCCCGGGGCCCTGCATCCTTCACAACAGAAGATGTAAGTGGTACAATCATCGttgaaaatttgattgaatgCTACCATCTTGTACACGATATTAGTGCTCATGCTTATACAGGCAATATGTTTAAAGAGGCACACTGATGTAATgtaatatatagttaatttttcTGCCACCAAACAACTGTTCGATTTTGGCATTTATTTATGTCAAAGTATCTTGACTTTCCTCGTAGTTGGATATTGACAGCACGTCCTTTCAACTTATCTTCATCTAATCAAATATTGATGAGGCAAgtctcatttttctaattgataAACATGGTGGAAAAATTCGCAGATAGAAGAGTTCAAAAAATTTGCTGCAGAGCCTGATGTCTATAAAAGCATATGTTCAAAGATTGCTCCCTCTATATTTGGTCACGATGATGTGAAGAAGGCCGTAGCTTGTCTTCTATTTGGAGGATCCAGGAAGGTATGTCATGGACTATATTGTTTAACTTCAGTTATTAACTGGCTTCTATTAATGCTCAACCTTTTCATCGAGCAGAATTTGCCAGATGGGGTTAAGTTGAGAGGTGACATAAATGTATTACTCTTGGGGGACCCGTCTACAGCTAAATCCCAGGTTGCTTTCTTCCAGAGGTCACGTTGATATAACATGAAACACTACCATAGTATGTCACTTGTTATAGCCCATATTCCCTTGTATTAATTCAAATCCACAAATTGTCCTACCCAGTTTCTCAAGTTTGTTGAGAAGACAGCTCCAGTTGCTGTTTATACTTCTGGAAAAGGTTCATCAGCTGCTGGTCTTACAGCTTCAGTGATACGAGATAGCAGCTCTGTGAGtgctcaattttattttgctttctgcttatattgttttaaagtttggttttgcattgttttctataaatatattcaataaatgtgtgtgtttttattcaatttcaaaagctGCCTAATCTTTTTCCCCTTGTTTGTGCAATCCAGCGAGAGTTTTATCTTGAAGGAGGTGCAATGGTTTTGGCTGATGGAGGTGTTGTCTGCATTGATGAGTTTGACAAAATGAGATCAGAGGATAGGTAACCTAAAGGATTTTTTGTTATATCCATCTAAGTTCcttgattaattttgaaatcatcATTCTGCTTTTAGAGTTGCTATTCATGAAGCCATGGAACAACAAACAATATCAATTGCTAAAGCAGGAATAACAACGGTTCTTAATTCTAGAACCTCAGTGCTTGCTGCTGCTAATCCTCCATCAGGACGCTATGATGACCTTAAGGTCTTTATCATATTCATCATCTACAATTGCCCCTTTATGGGTTTCTTAGTGGCCTAGCTTAATATGCTGTGTTTGTTCATATGCATTGCAGACAGCACAGGATAATATCGATTTACAGACAACAATTCTCTCcagatttgatttaattttcatcgTTAAAGATATAAGAATGTACAGTCAAGATAAGGTAACTATAAGGCTTACTTGAAATGCCATTTTCCCACTTTCATGCATGGACTTGGGCTTGCCTCTTTTTGCTGGAGTTCTTGTCAACTTAAGAAACAACCTCATCATGGAGTCTTTGGTAGGATAGTGACGGAGTCTTTGGTAGGATAGGTTGTCAATTTTATCCCTTAAGCACGTTTAATTCTTTATCACTAAGTTCAATTGAAATTGGaacacttttaagttatagtATCAGGCTACCCTTTGCTAATGGCAGTGGCTTTATAACAACTACAGATTATAGCAAGCCACATAATAAAAGTCCATGCATCTGCTGGTGCAACCTTGGGTGAAAATAGAGCTTCCAAAGAAGAGAATTGGCTAAAGAGGTGAGGGAAGTTACGGAGAGAAAGTAGtcgtttatattttattttgcctGCTTTTACAATCCTTGTGGTTGCTCAATTGTCTGCATTGCAATTTTGGTAGGTATATTCAATATTGTCGAACTCAATGTTATCCTCGTTTGTCAGAATCTGCATCTACAATGCTACAGAATAACTATGTCAAAATCAGACAGGTATGTTTGAGCATAGAatgtatttcaatttttaaattaaatttgctcATGAAACTTGAACTTTGAATGCTTAATCCTCCAGCCATGAAATTTTGCCTCAACaatagtttagttttgttaAGATATATGCTTAATCGTCCCACATTGTAGGACATGAGACAACAAGCAAACGAAACAGGGGAGGCTGCTGCAATTCCTATTACAGTAAGGCAGTTGGAAGCTATTGTAAGACTAAGCGAggcacttgcaaaaatgaaattgtaagTATTTGTATCACTTAAGGCCaattttttctcatatcctcTTGTTTCTGAATTTTGCCTACTTAAAAATAAAGGGTGGACAACATAAAAGTGAGCGTGATTTAAATCgtataaatttcttttgtgtgGAAGCTTGTTATATTGTCAAGGAGTGAGGAATTTTTGTCAGTCATGAATTTAAGAGGTAGCTTGTAGTGTAGTGGAACTTTTATGGGAGATGCACTAATTTTCTCGCTTAATCATCAGCGCTGTAGTTTTCTATGGATAGCATAAGTTTTATACTTGAATTAATATAGATCTGAAATGCTTGGACTTGTTGAATATAATTCCTTGTAAATTGCAGTCCTGATTACTGAAAGTAGGTTTTGGTTGTGTTTTCACAAGTGAATGAAGTTTATAGCTTGTTACGGATTTGCATTTGGCGTTGGGTACTAAGAAGCTAAAATTTTGCAACTGATTATgcaatgaaaacaaaaatgtaggGTGTGGTTTTCGTCATTACGTTTTACATTCTAATGTTATCATCCAAATGAAAATTGGTTTCagacatttttattttagccACTTGGTAGTAGAAAAAGACTAGATtgattttgagttatttttattgactAACTTGAAGTCCACTTTTTGGCTAAGGCTTAGCTATTGAGCTAACTAATGAATCCCGATTAATCACTAACGAATAAAATTTTGGGTTTGTTATGAATattctagatataaaatttccATTCTTAGCATCTTTTGAACTATTTTGCGTGAAACGGTCCTTATATTGCAGATTCCCCCCTGCTTCGATTTGACCTAACAATTCTTTTACCTTCATCGATAAAATGATATCAGGTCCCATGTTGCCACTGAGGAAAACGTGCAGGAAGCTATTAGACTTTTTACTGTGTCAACAATGGACGCAGCACGCTCTGGGATTCATCAGCAAGTAAATCTGACTCCTGAAATTGCcaatgaaataaaggttggtCCAATACACAACCACAACACTGATTCTCCTTTCCTTGTAATCTCACCAGCTATTCTCTAATTATTTTGTCATCCTCCCATAAACAGCAAGCAGAAACTCAGATAAAGAGAAGAATAGGAATTGGCAACCACATATCTGAGAGAAGACTGATTGACGAGCTCGCCAAAATGGGGATGAACGAGTCAATTGTAAGCCCCTCTGAACCAAACAAACATTACAATTCTTAGCATAGATACTTGCTTGCACTAAAAAGCTTAGTAAATAGTCACAAGGCACCTTTTGAATTCAGTGGATAGAACTATTATCGAGACAAAGACGAGGAATAGAACAGTTGTATGTACTTGGAATTCAAACATATGCATCATCTGATTATCATCTGATTATCATGCTATAAATGTTTTGGACAGGTGAGAAGAGCTCTAATTATCATGCACCAGAGAGACGAAGTTgaatataaaagagaaaggcGTGTAATTTTCCGCAAGGCATAATCATGATAAGTTAATTTTCTTCCTTATATTGTGCCCTCTTTGCATTGACATGACAGTATACTTCTGACCTTATGTATTTGTAgcaaatgatattttattataaaacagAAACATCAGTAAAGTGGCATTTTTATCTTCTCAACCCCCTCCATTACAAAAGCTTCTAAAGCTAGAACTTAGAAAGAGAGAATACTAgtgttttcattttgtaagGATCAAGAATTCAAGATGGAGTTCTTCTCTGTGCTacctcaattattattattttgcccAAAGGAGAGGCACCTCTAGTTTATTTCTAGTTGAAAGTGGGCAGATAGTCGTATAAGCTTCTTCCTTTGGAGTAAATGTAGTACATATACCCCTTCAACTAAAATAGATAATAGTATGAGCTTTGTAATAATACAACTGTCCTTTTCCTTTGGGTTCAAATATAAGAGGGGACTAATTGAACCTTCCTTTAATTTCGTTGTAAG
Coding sequences:
- the LOC101211822 gene encoding DNA replication licensing factor MCM5, translated to MSGWDEGGIYYSDQAQSLGDGTGIGRSGDADDKATHHSVLRKFKEFIRGFEADKNVFPYRESLLHNPKFLRVDMEDVNAFDSDLPAKLRSAPADFLPLFETAAGEVLMNLKTKVAGETGEMVEPVPGDVQILLTSKEDSVSMRSLGAQYISKLVKISGITIAASRTKAKATYVTLICKNCRSTTRVPCRPGLGGAIVPRSCTHVPQPGEEPCPLDPWIVVPDKSMYVDQQTLKLQENPEDVPTGELPRNMLLSVDRHLVQTIVPGTRLTIMGIYSIYQASNSSTSHKGAVAIRQPYIRVVGIEECNETNSRGPASFTTEDIEEFKKFAAEPDVYKSICSKIAPSIFGHDDVKKAVACLLFGGSRKNLPDGVKLRGDINVLLLGDPSTAKSQFLKFVEKTAPVAVYTSGKGSSAAGLTASVIRDSSSREFYLEGGAMVLADGGVVCIDEFDKMRSEDRVAIHEAMEQQTISIAKAGITTVLNSRTSVLAAANPPSGRYDDLKTAQDNIDLQTTILSRFDLIFIVKDIRMYSQDKIIASHIIKVHASAGATLGENRASKEENWLKRYIQYCRTQCYPRLSESASTMLQNNYVKIRQDMRQQANETGEAAAIPITVRQLEAIVRLSEALAKMKLSHVATEENVQEAIRLFTVSTMDAARSGIHQQVNLTPEIANEIKQAETQIKRRIGIGNHISERRLIDELAKMGMNESIVRRALIIMHQRDEVEYKRERRVIFRKA